A window of Punica granatum isolate Tunisia-2019 chromosome 8, ASM765513v2, whole genome shotgun sequence genomic DNA:
GTCAGGGTATATCAATAAAGTTATATAATAGTTGTGATGACTTCAGTGGTTAAATTTCAGTAGAGTCTTAATATGGGGCTAAATTGGGACTTATATTATTGATTGTAGGCTGGAGAGAGGGTGAGGATGGCATACGAGAAGAAGTGCAAGCAACTTAGGAATCAAGACGTGAAAGGAGAGGACCCTTCTACGGTCGATAAAACAAGGGCAGCCATCAGGGATTTGCATACGCGGATAAAAGTCTCAATCCACTCAGTTGAAGCTATCTCCAAGAGAATCGAAACTCTAAGGGACGAAGAGTTGCAGCCTCAGCTACTAGAATTGGCCCAAGGGTATGTTCTTAATACCTATGATTTTTCATTACTTCATCATCTGATGGACTGTGTCATTTTGGAATTACTTAGCGCCCAGACATGTAAGCAAAACTTTGGTTTTTGAAGGAAAAACAGCCATCTCAAAACAGTTCTGATTTATGCTTTCGGTTCCAAAACTGCAGGCTATTGAGGATGTGGAAAGTCATGGCGGAATGCCACTGTTCTCAGAAAAGAACCCTCGATGAGGCCAAGATCCTTCTCGCCGGCACGCCCTCAAAGCTTGAGGCAAGGAGGCGGTCCCACATTTCTATCACAGACCCGCAGAGGCTTGCACGGTCAGCCTCCAACCTCGAGGCCGAGCTCAGGAACTGGCGAGCCTGCTTTGAGTTGTGGGTCACCTCTCAAAGGGCATACCTCCAGGCCCTCTCTGGGTGGCTGCTACGGTGTGTCCGATCCGATCCCGACCCATCAAAGTTGGCCTTCTCCCCCGGGCGCTCATCGAGCAGTGGGGCCCTCCCCATAATCGGGCTCTGCATCCAGTGGTCGAGATTCCTCGAAGCCGTGCAGGAATTACCGGTGTTGGACGGCCTTGATTTCTTTGCCGCGGGGATGGGTTCAATCTACGAGCAGCAGATGAAGGACGAGACCAGGCGAGTTCCAGTTGGGTCGAAGAGGTTCGGAGAGGACAGTGGGGCGAAGTTAGGACTAGAAGTTGTGGAGTTCAGTGAAGAAGTGGAAGAGGTCATGACTGCTGAAAAAATGGCAGATGTGGCTATCAGAGTACTCTGTGCTGGGATGTCAGTTGCTGTGAGCTCCCTGACAGAGTTTGCAATCAGGTGTGCCGATGGATACTCGGAATTGGTCGGCCAATGGGAGCATGCCAAGTTGCGCCCAACCGAGATTTAGGAACCgtagtaatattttttttattattctttctAATGTGGATGGATTAGAGTAGTTTTAAACTACATATGTGGTGGTGGGAATGTAATTAGAAAGAAGTAACTTGTAGAGCAAGTTAAGTTGAAAAGGCTGCCCTATAAAGATCATTGACTTGTATTCTCCTGTTTTTTAGGTAGTTGCATCTCAAGAATGATTTTGAGATATTTTGTGAAATGAGATTAAAAACTAAGAGAAGAAAAACCATTTGCACTATTTTTCAGTACAagagtccaaaaagtttcatcaGAATTTAATGCCTTCAATTACGAGTTTGCATTTGAACATCAATATGTGAAGTTTAAGAAAAAACCAAGCCTGTTCAATGCCAAAATTCAGTTTCGACTGCCCGATATACATTGCAAATTCCACTAGTGAAACCTCAATAATGTGTGAATACTTATTTCCCAAAATTCCCATTGGAGATTACGACAGAAAAAACAGAATCTATCCTCATCCCTGAGCTAATAAGTGACCAACGAACAAGACTAGTAAAAAGAGACCAAAAATTTGTCAAATGCAGTTTCTTCCTCATTCATCATAGCTGAAGCCTTCATCGTCGTCATCAATCTCTACCTCAGCATCATCAGAAGCTCCTCCCATGATAGATAGGAAAAGTAAAACCGCAACAAACTGCGCTATAAGGAAATACTTTGCCCTTTTCCGGAATGTCTTCTCTTGGGGAGTTCTTTCCTTCTTCGTTTCGCTTTTGGGCTTCGAACCTAATTTTAGCAGACAGTTAAGGATTATGGCGAAAAGTTCTAACTTCACAtggttatatattatatgtactGGTTACATGGTTCCCCAAAATTCTCAGTGAACACAAAACAATCCGAGTGTTTGTCTTTAAGCATAGAGTCAGCTACTACTGATCAGTCTGTTACAATCTGTTGAAACCAAGTTTGAAGAACATTGGATGATGAAAATATCTAGACTAGACAATTGAAGCTACAGCGGAAGTAATCTGAGTCCAATCGGAAGTACCTCGTTTAGGAATTGAAGGGAACTGTGAagcagaagaagatgatgaactGGCTTCAACAAACTGTGCCTTGTGCTTTTCAGCATATTGCACAAGATTATCATGTTGTAAGAGTTTGTTCCTCAATGTAGAAGTTTCCTGCGATGCAAAATGCAGGAAGCAATTACACTATGGCTAAAAAAATCAGATATGTTTTACCTAATTTTGCAATTCTTACATTGCCTACAAGACCTTTGGAACTGCAACAagcaaatattttttgaaacttAGGAAAGTTAACTGAACCAATGTATATatgattcaaataaaaataaaaataaagaaagaccTTAATGGGTTATTCAAAAGGAGAAACTCACCGGCAATGCTTGAAGGACAATTAATGCGTGCCCGATAAAAGCTGCATCTAAGCTTGATGGCCTGCCAAAAGAGTCGGTTCAAGTTGTCAGCCATAGCTATATGGTTGTAAAACTTCCTTATTTACACAGCATAAAAGAAAGCTTGTACGTATATATTCCGACTTCGGGAGTCCTACACAAAATTGTCAAGAGTGTCACCtgttaaagaaaaaatccTCTTCACCTAATCTAGTTGACAAAGCTCCATATGCAATCGTTGCTTTCCTATAAATCTGTTGATTGGTACAACATAAAAGATTATAAGACAGacttaaaattttgatatagagagagagagagagagagagagagatgaaaaacaaaaatatacctCTGCCTCTCTTCGCTCAGTATTTTCTTTGGTGATTCCAAGGCGTTGCTTTACAGTTTGAATCTGCTTTAGATATAATACCTTTCCTAATGGCCATGGAAGATCAGTATAATAAATCTTGTGAGCAGGAGATCCATCAGATCCCAGCCAGAGTTCATATGATAGTGCGTCTTCAAGCCATGACCCAATCATGGCCCTCATTGACATGAAATCTGGAGCTGACCGCAGTTCGGAGTCTAGATCAAGGACATCATCGTCTTTTAGACTTTCTATTACCCCGCCTTTCTCATTGTTGTAAGCGACATATGTACCAGATTCTACATAGGGAATTTGATCTGGCATATAAACAAAGAGAAAGTTATGGTATTTATGTCCTGCTACATACATCTATATTTCCATTCCATTTATAAGTAATACAAACACAAGACAGCAGTAaaagttttgaatttcttttcaagGATTACATAGGCATAGAACTTCATATATTATACAGCATTGCCTTCGATGAATGGGCAGATTCTCGTATATGTTATTAATGCCAAAGACTTTACGACTTCATCTTAGATGTGTTGCAGTTAGAGATAGTTCCAGCGAAATGGGAAGAAACCTTCTTCTGGATTATAAGACTGCAGAAAAATATGTACTTCAACATAAGATAAGACATTTAGGACCATATCAAGGTACAGTTAGTGTGCCAATAACCAAATTGGACAAGCAAGACATTGTTTTCTTCCCAGTCAGGATATCAAGCATTAAATATCCCTTAAAGGAAATGCATTTGCAGGTTTATCTAGAAAAGTAATAAGCAGGTCATCCAAAGGCAAGATGAATGTGGGTTTTATATAGAAAGATAATTGGATGAATGAATTAGTTTCAGTTCTGCATTGAACAAAACAGGCATGGAGCAATCCCATCCATACTTATGCAGTCCAAAAGATAAATTTCATGACAATGATGGGTATGAGCTTTGATTTATTCTGCACAATAATGACTCCTTGAACCAAAAATATCAAGAGGGAAGCATTGAGGACACTGCAGAGTACAGTAGAAAaggaaccaaaaaaaaaaaggaaaaattaatagGCTCATCCTTAATCACCTCTAACAGGAGCTAGCAGGCAAAATCCATTTCTATCGCACCAGAAAACTTTGGCAAAAGATTGTACAAAGACTAATAACCACCTTGACAACTAAGGCTATGAGTTTTGTTTTTGCGTGCAAATATGTATTTATACTATAATCGTTAATGACTTGAAGGGACCTAGAGAAATATGAAACAGATGCAAGGAAGCTTCTTGCTTCTTTGCCACTTCTGGCGATTGCAAAATGCAAGCTTTTAGCTCCGATTGCCTCCCCATATTTGGATTTTCCAATAATTATGGAACGGAACGGGAAAAAGACTGAAGCTCTATCATATCTGCCTCTGACTAACCATGCTAGACATCAACTTCGAATCAAACAAGAGAGCATCAAGAACCACTGTTACTCGCAAAACCCGAGGCAGCTCATTTGATAATTGCATCCATCCATACATTGTAGCAGCCggaaatcaaattaaatccaGTCCGTCCCCCCAAAGGCTCATCTAGAGCATTCAATCCATATAACGATTGGAATAAGAAACTGCCCATTCACATCATACAAAGCCGCCACACATGATATTCCATACCCAACACATGATTAGAAATTGCAACACCGGCTCTTGCAGGAACAAACAGATGAATGAAAAAGCACGGCGACGCCAATCATGATCGAAGAAGAAGCATTGCAGCGAAATGAAAGTTTACCAGAATCGGGATTGGCCAGATTGAAGTCCAACCGGAACGGGACCCCGGCGAACTTGAGGTAAATGTAGACGGGCAAGCAGCTAGGGCAGGCCGTCGGGAGACCGAACCCGGGCTTCCGGGCAACAAGGGTGAGCTCTTCTCTCTCGCTCGCTGCCTCCATTGGACGCTTTGACGGAAATATACAATGCGGAGGATCGTGTGTGAAGCTCAGTCGTGAATCATGGAGATTGAGCAGAGAGCCGGAGATGGAAGAAGACGACGACCAACGAAGTTACCTTCTGATGTGGGGAAGAGGGTTTCCTCGGCCAAGTGCTGCCAGTGTCTGCGCCTCTGTTGGTTTGACCCGGTTTGTCATCCGGATCCGGGTATCTTCTGGCTGTTATGACTGGGCCGGATATGGGCCGGCCAGTCCCGACCGTAAATGGACTTGGCACAAACACGCTTGAGCACATGAATTGTtgtcttcttttgttttggaaaattgtaataataaattaaagaatttttcaatttatttcgcaatcaattttcaattttggacTATTAACATTTTGCGTTTCACAAATAGGTTGTTAGAAACAGATGCCTGATCCGAGCTCGGTTACTGACATCCTCACTAGTTTTGGAAAAATCGAGCAATCTTAAACAGTTTTGAAACTATTCGTCATGGTCCATTTAAGTTTATTTTAAACTCATGATATCCCTTGCAGACACGTTACTTAGTAACGAGCTCTATCTTGAGTGAGTTTTTTGATTTGCTGTTGAGATAATCGAGTTTTGTAAAGTACATGAGGGGTGTTTAGGACCAAAAAGattcaatgaaaattttaattttattatttgattttttgccGTTAGCAGAAGAGAGACATCCGAACATGACAGACTCATCACTTTACACATTTGATACGTAAAAGTGAAAATCTACGTTAGTTACTGCAAACTCCATCCCAAACTAAGGATGCCagcaaacaaaaatataaaaacacaGCACCCACATCACGTACGAATAAATTTACTGTAGGAGGCCGCTAACTACCCTAAGCTTCAACAACAGATGCACGATAATTGCGATCAAACGCAAGACTGAAGATCGAGCTTCTCTACACCCGAGGCCGAACCTCCGACGTTCCAGCAAGTGGCCTTTGCAGTGCCCCCCCGGGTCCGTTGTAAGACAAATTGATGTC
This region includes:
- the LOC116188052 gene encoding mitochondrial outer membrane import complex protein METAXIN; translated protein: MEAASEREELTLVARKPGFGLPTACPSCLPVYIYLKFAGVPFRLDFNLANPDSDQIPYVESGTYVAYNNEKGGVIESLKDDDVLDLDSELRSAPDFMSMRAMIGSWLEDALSYELWLGSDGSPAHKIYYTDLPWPLGKVLYLKQIQTVKQRLGITKENTERREAEIYRKATIAYGALSTRLGEEDFFFNRPSSLDAAFIGHALIVLQALPETSTLRNKLLQHDNLVQYAEKHKAQFVEASSSSSSASQFPSIPKRGSKPKSETKKERTPQEKTFRKRAKYFLIAQFVAVLLFLSIMGGASDDAEVEIDDDDEGFSYDE